In the genome of Colwellia sp. PAMC 21821, the window TTGATACTGTTTCGGTGTACAGCTAAACATTTCTTTAAAACATCGACCAAAATAAGTCTGCGATGAGAAGCCAACATCAAGTGCTATTCGGCCAATTTGAGAGCCATTTTGCAATAGCACTTTTGCTTTTTTTAAGCGAAACTCTTTAATGAAGTTATTGGGGGTTATACCAATTAAGGCTTTAATTTTTCGTTGTAACTGCCGCTCGCTCATGGCCATTCTTGCAGCCAATTGAACAATGTCTAAGTCGGTATCTGTGTATACTTCAGCGGTAATGGTTTCTAGTTTATCTAAAAATTTGTTATCAAGTGTGACATCGTCACCGCTATCATGAGCCAATTCTGCAACATGGTCGAAGCTATTATCCTTTCGGTTTTGTTGCCGGTTTTTATTAAAGTTATTTAAGAAACTCTTTTGTAATTTTTCTCGGTTACTGATTAAGTTATCAATACGGGTTAATAACTCCTGATGATTAAAAGGTTTGCTTAAGTACTCGTCAGCCTGCAAGTTTAAACCGTGTAAGCGGCTATCTAAGTCAGAACGTGCCGTTAATAATATTACCGGAATATGTGAGGTCAGCTCATGACTTTTAAGCTGTGTTAATACCGCAAAACCGTCGATGCCTGTTAACATAATATCGCAGACGATTACGTCGGGAATGTACTCTTGGGCAAGTGTTAAACCGAGTTCACCGCTGCCAGCTAATAAACTATGATGCTGTTGCTCTATTACCTGCTTAATATGGCTTTGCATATCTACGTTATCTTCAATAACTAAAACTACTTTTTGGCTATGCTTTCTAATGTCTTTATTTAGATCATGCGGTTCAATTAATAACGATGATACCTCGGTTTGAGAAATACTGGTTGGTGTTAATTTTTCTTCAGATATAGCTGGCGCACAAGGAATAATGAGTGAAAATTTACTGCCTTTATTGTATTCGCTAAAAACATTGATACTCCAATGATGGGCTTTTACCAATTCATTAACTAAAGACAAGCCAATGCCAACACCGAAAACACCTTGGTTTTTTTCATCATCGGCACGTTGAAAACGCTCAAAAATTTTACTTTGTGAAGCCGTATCTATACCTATGCCGGTATCAATAATATCAAGGGTAAAGTTATCACTGTCGCTATGGGCAATAACTTGAATACTGCCACCTGCTGGTGTGTATTTAATCGCATTAGCAATTAAATTAAATATAATTTTTTCAAATGCTTGGGCATCGCAATCTAGCCATATATGGTCAGGAATATCACAAGTTAAGGTCAGATTATTCTGTGTAGCTAAGCGCGCAAAAGAATCTGCCGGCATCGACATAAGCGTATGCAGACGGTAGGTTGCCATTGTTAATTGCGGATTGTCAGATAAGCGAGATAACTCCAGTAACTGCTCAACCATACGTACCAGTCGTAAACCATTGCGCTTTGCCGTTTTGAGTTCTTTACCTTCATCTTCTGATTGAGCTTTTACTAAGTAGCGATCTAAAATGCCATTGATAATCGTTAATGGTGTTCTAAATTCGTGTGAAATATTGGCAATAAATTTATCTTTTAAATCTAAGGCTTGTTGCTCGGCAAGCTTACGCGCAGTGAGATTAATAAAAGTGATCACCACTAGAGGGTGTTCTTCTCTTTCTGCCCATTGTAATTCAGCTTGCACAGGGAATTGTGTCCCGTCTTTACGTGTT includes:
- a CDS encoding ATP-binding protein, whose product is MQKKNRKLLLTLSVLLTLLPYFLINDMFPISNTWLEQGPLLLLQMLSVGFVINSYLRIKNRALKLFWQFITLALLSALISNILFSFSIISNDLLIRDFFTLCSYFFILLAIETNPQSNETKANRNISNRVAAIFFTLICFSYFVLLPIEFANNSEDKIASSQLFHLLIAALIFIRLATNSYQCQSQFWCRIYSVLSIAAGALLLQNSIEYLNNWLFISLPVYLLTLLVFIPYCALIIAANNAVKSSEPPTELMPSSISELYLILLISSSIIIHLVGIELDLHYNINSYLQSILIATWLGIALILLTTIIYRKNRLGHKNQQQIKHQNTAQQELVKLNQLLTNAMLNSEDKAIVNASSNAILTTSTEGKVLSANPAAVQLFQCLEREIIATSVKDFFSSDDQMHYFFDFKSNVYTLQRKDAGISIECTATRKDGTQFPVQAELQWAEREEHPLVVITFINLTARKLAEQQALDLKDKFIANISHEFRTPLTIINGILDRYLVKAQSEDEGKELKTAKRNGLRLVRMVEQLLELSRLSDNPQLTMATYRLHTLMSMPADSFARLATQNNLTLTCDIPDHIWLDCDAQAFEKIIFNLIANAIKYTPAGGSIQVIAHSDSDNFTLDIIDTGIGIDTASQSKIFERFQRADDEKNQGVFGVGIGLSLVNELVKAHHWSINVFSEYNKGSKFSLIIPCAPAISEEKLTPTSISQTEVSSLLIEPHDLNKDIRKHSQKVVLVIEDNVDMQSHIKQVIEQQHHSLLAGSGELGLTLAQEYIPDVIVCDIMLTGIDGFAVLTQLKSHELTSHIPVILLTARSDLDSRLHGLNLQADEYLSKPFNHQELLTRIDNLISNREKLQKSFLNNFNKNRQQNRKDNSFDHVAELAHDSGDDVTLDNKFLDKLETITAEVYTDTDLDIVQLAARMAMSERQLQRKIKALIGITPNNFIKEFRLKKAKVLLQNGSQIGRIALDVGFSSQTYFGRCFKEMFSCTPKQYQQQQQKEQRPSS